From the Candidatus Methylomirabilota bacterium genome, one window contains:
- a CDS encoding flavin reductase family protein, which translates to MISPDEFRRVLGHFCSGVTVITTMDPQGRPAGLTASAFTSVSLAPPLILVCVAHDAHSYPALAAASRFAVNILAGHHEAVSTRFATKPAVHPSEKFEGVDFRQSALGLPVLKDSLAELECETVHAYPAGDHTIFVGRVEAADSRGDADLEPLLYYRGKYCRIHT; encoded by the coding sequence GTGATTTCACCCGATGAGTTCCGCCGTGTCCTTGGTCACTTCTGCTCGGGCGTGACCGTCATCACCACGATGGATCCCCAAGGCCGCCCCGCCGGCCTCACCGCCAGCGCCTTCACGTCGGTGTCCCTCGCCCCGCCGCTCATCCTGGTCTGCGTGGCCCACGACGCGCACAGCTACCCGGCGCTCGCAGCCGCGAGCCGCTTCGCCGTCAACATCCTGGCCGGCCACCACGAGGCCGTGTCCACGCGCTTCGCCACCAAGCCCGCCGTGCACCCCTCGGAGAAGTTCGAGGGTGTCGACTTCCGTCAGAGCGCGCTCGGGCTGCCCGTGCTCAAGGATTCACTGGCCGAGCTCGAGTGCGAGACCGTCCATGCCTATCCCGCCGGCGACCACACGATCTTCGTGGGCCGCGTCGAGGCCGCGGACTCTCGCGGCGACGCCGACCTCGAACCGCTGCTGTACTACCGCGGCAAGTACTGCCGCATCCACACCTGA